Proteins from a genomic interval of Debaryomyces hansenii CBS767 chromosome E complete sequence:
- a CDS encoding DEHA2E16434p (highly similar to CA1250|IPF9626 Candida albicans): MSSHHADEVYSNNIDDQLLSVAKQEGVVVDPQNHHTHSDLEATRVKLEQIAHAAALSERQQKQPQHGQQHGQQGQQVQHQHSQGQQHMHQHHQHGKDMSQKAYELPDAHLHQYHTSVGDESEYNIQIPEPIIDSKSKIYPVTENTITAEGNLITRPFPEQVLHNRDDLNEFIQEFARDNGFGVVIAHSNKKAIYYTCELGGRYRQKKSKKGMEDARHLEVDNGYILDPNTKTKKLRCPFSMTATYKKSTGMWTLKTTCNEHNHPQLDPLSNHPMLRKRSDELNLLILDLYKVGTKPSHIEAKIKDQYPDVLIKREDIYNEIRGYKRKLKKQSRFLTSNSAAQDPSLRNSFKKRTNANSFQQVDLNDDDESTNDQVLEYELQQHHQHQQEAELQRQLHQAANAAAHHHQHHPHHHHIDEQQLQQYQQQLQEHGLHGDNGDNGDSTAAAAIAAVADATHNHNHHHHNDGELSMDNIDSRLVGE; this comes from the coding sequence ATGTCATCACACCACGCAGACGAGGTTTATTCCAATAACATTGATGACCAATTATTAAGCGTGGCCAAACAAGAAGGAGTTGTTGTCGATCCCCAGAATCATCATACACATAGCGACCTCGAGGCCACTAGAGTTAAGCTCGAGCAGATAGCGCATGCAGCCGCGTTATCAGAAAGACAACAAAAACAGCCCCAACATGGACAACAACACGGGCAGCAAGGACAGCAAGTGCAACACCAGCACTCTCAGGGCCAGCAGCATATGCACCAACACCACCAACATGGTAAAGATATGTCGCAAAAGGCATACGAGCTTCCGGATGCCCACTTGCACCAGTACCACACATCTGTGGGAGATGAGAGCGAGTATAACATTCAGATTCCGGAACCCATTATTGACTCAAAACTGAAGATTTATCCAGTCACAGAAAACACCATCACGGCTGAAGGTAATTTGATCACCAGACCGTTCCCTGAACAGGTGCTTCACAACAGGGACGACTTGAACGAATTCATCCAGGAGTTTGCTCGTGATAATGGGTTTGGAGTGGTGATTGCCCATTCGAACAAGAAGGCCATCTACTACACATGCGAGTTGGGAGGCCGTTACCGtcagaagaaatcaaagaaggGCATGGAAGATGCGAGACATTTGGAGGTGGACAATGGATACATCTTGGATCCGAATACAAAGACCAAGAAGTTAAGATGCCCATTTTCGATGACTGCAACTTACAAGAAATCGACTGGGATGTGGACGTTAAAGACCACTTGTAATGAGCACAACCACCCTCAATTGGACCCGTTGTCGAATCACCCAATGTTGAGAAAGAGATCGGACgaattaaatttgttaatcTTAGATTTGTATAAAGTCGGCACCAAACCTTCTCATATTGAGGCCAAGATTAAGGACCAATACCCAGACGTATTGATTAAACGCGAGGACATTTATAATGAAATCAGAGGCTACAAGAGaaagttgaagaaacaaagcAGGTTCTTGACGTCTAATAGCGCTGCTCAAGATCCAAGCCTCAGAAATTCTTTTAAGAAGAGAACAAACGCTAATTCTTTCCAACAAGTGGATTTgaatgatgacgatgaatCTACCAATGATCAAGTATTGGAATATGAATTGCAACAGCACCATCAACACCAACAAGAGGCTGAATTACAACGCCAATTGCACCAAGCTGCGAATGCGGCTGCTCATCACCATCAACATCACCCTCACCATCATCATATTGATGAGCAACAATTACAGCAATATCAACAGCAATTACAAGAACATGGATTACACGGTGATAATGGTGATAATGGTGATAGTACCGCGGCTGCTGCCATTGCTGCAGTAGCTGATGCTACTCACAATCATAACCACCATCACCACAATGACGGTGAATTGTCCATGGATAACATCGATAGTAGGTTAGTAGGTGAATAA
- a CDS encoding DEHA2E16456p (similar to uniprot|Q12455 Saccharomyces cerevisiae YLR146C SPE4 Spermine Synthase) codes for MSIEAPQIDLKSFQHACINVIDNKYWFHETSAEGFPGQAFALEIDQILYHVHSQYQDILIFKSTTFGNVLVLNGIIQCTERDEFAYQELITHLPIMCHASPRRVLVIGGGDCGVVRELIKHLDEGVDEITMVEIDDMVIKLSAKFLPEMAKFHDHPRVKMIIDDGFKYLKSLSAQAHEKYDVIITDSSDPDGPAEDFFQTNYFKLLSNALNPDGIVIMQSSENIWLNINYLSQLMQKANRVFNNVAYSQCYMPSYTSGQLGLIVATNDTSNVLSIPSRKFSPEKELHLFKYYSSSVHQASFVLPTWAHKTLNNN; via the coding sequence ATGCTGATAGAAGCCCCCCAAATCGATTTGAAATCGTTCCAACATGCATGCATTAATGTTATAGACAATAAATACTGGTTTCACGAGACATCTGCTGAAGGGTTTCCCGGGCAAGCATTTGCATTGGAAATCGACCAGATATTGTATCACGTCCATTCTCAGTACCAGGACatattgatattcaaatcaacCACGTTTGGCAATGTGTTAGTGTTGAATGGCATAATCCAATGTACCGAAAGAGACGAATTTGCATATCAGGAGCTTATTACCCATTTGCCAATAATGTGCCATGCAAGCCCAAGAAGGGTCTTGGTAATCGGCGGAGGAGACTGCGGAGTGGTCCGAGAGCTCATTAAACACCTCGACGAGGGAGTAGATGAAATAACAATGGTCGAAATCGACGACATGGTTATTAAATTGCTGGCTAAATTCTTACCAGAGATGGCCAAGTTTCATGATCACCCTCGAGTTAAGATGATCATCGATGATGGGTTTAAGTATTTGAAATCACTCTCTGCACAGGCCCATGAGAAGTACGATGTCATAATCACCGACTCGTCCGACCCAGATGGCCCTGCAGAGGACTTTTTCCAAACAAATTACTTCAAATTGTTGTCTAACGCATTGAATCCGGACGGAATTGTCATTATGCAAAGCAGTGAAAATATATGGTTAAACATAAACTACTTGAGTCAATTGATGCAAAAGGCTAATCGGGTGTTTAACAACGTTGCCTACAGTCAATGCTACATGCCCAGCTACACCAGTGGCCAATTGGGATTAATAGTTGCTACCAACGACACGTCGAATGTCCTTAGCATTCCGTCCAGAAAGTTTTCCCCGGAAAAGGAACTCCATTTGTTCAAGTACTACTCGAGCAGCGTCCACCAAGCGTCGTTTGTGTTACCTACATGGGCTCACAAAACCctaaataataattag
- a CDS encoding DEHA2E16478p (weakly similar to uniprot|P38704 Saccharomyces cerevisiae YHR006W STP2 Transcription factor) codes for MNTEKRTMGFAKETHPVYSKLKLAMLQILSDVAIISHFFQAIIQILFEFVVPFPKHLQMPSDHEETANIKKEEEENIKVECGGLFPTITKTSLSGKIDEKSIPGNPQPCSTGLTTRLLPFKNERGEIEWTFTDDIVPGTELDCFKMTPTVVDRKIPVSSQDEHMYDHGHEYHIKQENTLSPMSSNSSNNESILSNEKNKKKDKEETPMTANSSPYLSSDHDEYKVKSEEDGETKTYNCPHCNAVFKIRGYLTRHIKKHAINKAYSCPFHKFSIYIDENNITHKCHPTGGFSRRDTYKTHLKARHFKYPHGTKTKDRSNTPGNCSMCGEHFQNSEIWCEIHIEGAECKFLPAGFKGKSIIKNRLKKQLTKQRSKKLGESVDSCSLFETPSSNSSKTPIPLDSNSMSYEYNNSNSPSNSTSSGNTNNANSATNVVTPDTNDQNGSTPIYCNQLFQLPTRKTQQKLQQHQQDEKHQDQQPRQQNQELQHRQQHPYEQDEQQPDYLMFEQFKPHKNVFQESQLMYEDYDDEFCLDVDQLNKTGFNNYNEILSYLPQNSGQPYQQHVHY; via the coding sequence ATGAATACAGAGAAACGTACTATGGGCTTTGCTAAGGAGACACATCCGGTGTACTCTAAGTTAAAATTGGCAATGTTACAGATACTTCTGGATGTGGCAATAATTTCCCATTTTTTCCAAGccatcattcaaattttgtttgaatttgttgTACCGTTCCCAAAGCACTTGCAGATGCCAAGCGACCATGAAGAGACTGCaaatattaagaaagaagaggaagaaaaCATTAAAGTTGAATGCGGAGGATTATTTCCGACTATCACCAAGACCAGTCTCAGTGGCAAGATAGATGAGAAGTCGATTCCGGGGAACCCACAACCATGTTCCACTGGGTTAACTACACGTTTATTACCATTTAAGAATGAAAGGGGTGAAATCGAATGGACATTCACTGATGATATCGTTCCGGGCACCGAGTTGGACTGTTTCAAGATGACACCAACGGTTGTAGATAGGAAGATCCCAGTAAGTTCTCAAGATGAACATATGTATGATCACGGACATGAATATCATATTAAACAGGAAAATACTTTATCGCCAATGTCCTcgaattcatcaaataatgaatccaTTTTATCTAACGagaaaaacaagaagaaggatAAAGAGGAAACGCCGATGACAGCAAACTCGAGTCCATACTTATCCTCAGACCATGATGAATATAAGGTGAAATCTGAAGAAGATGGTGAAACCAAGACATATAACTGTCCGCATTGCAATGCCGTATTTAAGATTAGAGGTTACTTAACTAGACACATAAAGAAGCATGCAATCAATAAGGCTTATTCTTGCCCATTCCATAAGTTCAGCATATACAtcgatgaaaataatatcacTCATAAATGTCATCCAACAGGTGGGTTCTCAAGAAGAGACACATATAAAACCCATTTAAAGGCAAGACATTTTAAATACCCGCATGGTACCAAAACCAAGGACAGGTCTAATACTCCAGGTAATTGTTCAATGTGTGGTGAACACTTCCAGAATAGTGAAATTTGGTGTGAAATACATATTGAAGGTGCAGAATGTAAATTTTTACCTGCTGGCTTCAAGGGTAAGTCCATTATTAAGAATAGGCTAAAGAAACAGTTAACCAAGCAAAGATCGAAAAAATTGGGCGAAAGCGTTGATTCATGTAGCTTGTTTGAAACCccttcttcaaattcttcaaaaacaCCTATTCCCTTGGATAGCAACTCAATGTCCTATGAATACAACAATTCCAACTCTCCTAGTAACTCAACGAGTTCGGGGAATACTAACAATGCGAATCTGGCCACTAATGTTGTAACTCCAGATACTAATGATCAAAATGGGAGCACTCCGATTTATTGCAACCAATTATTTCAGCTTCCAACGCGAAAAACGCAACAAAAACTACAACAACATCAGCAGGATGAAAAGCATCAAGATCAACAACCAAGACAACAAAACCAGGAATTACAACATCGACAACAACATCCGTATGAGCAAGATGAACAGCAACCAGATTATCTTATGTTTGAACAATTCAAACCTCATAAAAACGTTTTTCAAGAATCGCAACTAATGTATGAAGATTATGATGATGAGTTTTGCTTGGATgttgatcaattgaataaaacaGGTTTCAACAACTacaatgaaattttgaGCTATCTTCCTCAGAATAGTGGCCAACCGTATCAACAGCATGTGCATtattaa
- a CDS encoding DEHA2E16500p (similar to uniprot|Q12530 Saccharomyces cerevisiae YLR145W RMP1 Protein required for cell viability), with amino-acid sequence MEDFVTSDHKDQLKHEYGILHLIYHRNHNQHRVSIWWKYLNIIHRNIRKILKLLIDLELIKNSQKIRQKKQQILDIIKYLIKRKVFTKAYYEFNGVIALGQFITLGLALLGNLSKIYCILRSFKGVDMICKPNIIDEAPVIYSEQSGNDDLGEIIDLDNGSENLQFKRKFAEDESKGTKETGINEIDDIFSTKKMKTKSKKKIGHADPMDDIFKDSKYSEDKKKKKKKKHNEIDDIFSF; translated from the coding sequence ATGGAAGATTTTGTAACATCAGATCATaaagatcaattgaaaCACGAATATGGGATACTTCATCTAATATACCACAGAAATCACAATCAGCATAGAGTTCTGATTTGGTGGAAATACctaaatataattcatagaaatatcagaaaaattcttaaatTACTAATAGATTTAGAGTTGATAAAAAATTCACAGAAGATACGACAAAAGAAGCAACAGATACTAGAcattataaaatatttgataaagagGAAAGTATTTACTAAGGCTTATTATGAATTTAATGGAGTTATTGCTTTGGGTCAGTTTATAACTCTTGGTTTAGCATTGCTAGGAAATTTGAGCAAGATATATTGCATTTTGCGGTCTTTTAAAGGAGTAGATATGATTTGCAAGccaaatataatagatgAAGCTCCAGTTATATATTCGGAGCAGAGCGGAAATGATGACTTGGGGGAGATTATCGACTTGGACAATGGATCAGAAAATTTGCAATTTAAGAGAAAATTTGCAGAAGATGAATCCAAAGGTACAAAGGAGACCggaataaatgaaatagacgatatattttcaaccaaaaaaatgaaaactaaatcaaagaaaaaaataggCCATGCTGATCCTAtggatgatattttcaaggaCCTGAAGTATTCagaagataagaaaaagaagaaaaagaagaaacatAACGAAATAGATGACATATTTAGCTTTTAg
- a CDS encoding DEHA2E16522p (similar to uniprot|Q03771 Saccharomyces cerevisiae YDR161W), with product MQRMSQISQLIADARALLQFSQAEKALELLTPIFESNSCNVPFLQIFGETLLENNDLENAYNILIKACELDPTGDQGTEKFLYLGQIIGGSDGLKYLDNGLNKLSVQLNAINEDKGEDDNILVELSKVYKTKEQLQKYFIKKLNQGIFAKIEIWMTDLCMEPEAEDQCNDLIAYSLELDDQNPESLSLLSSIRISQQRVDEAKEALKTSWTLFQDKKTKLEEAANNLQIDSEEKNQSDSFEVGLEYMELIQPLLTLARFAIELELYEIAITISSNSQDINENILESYYYEALANILSAKQIAYKIQSSNVEDYRDLEIKELMKSQNSDIKAFIDEAKSALTQGYKITQTDSVDADPELIDQVLSLVDEVGGPIISELMPQRLEAEEEGWEEEINSDEEL from the coding sequence ATGCAAAGGATGAGTCAAATAAGTCAACTAATTGCGGATGCAAGGGCATTATTGCAGTTTTCTCAGGCTGAGAAAGCTTTAGAACTTTTGACTccaatttttgaatcaaacAGTTGTAATGTTCCATTTTTACAAATATTTGGTGAAACGTTATTagagaataatgatttagaaaaCGCCTACAATATCTTAATAAAAGCTTGTGAATTAGACCCAACTGGTGACCAAGGCACTGAAAAGTTTCTTTATTTAGGACAAATAATTGGAGGATCTGATggtttaaaatatttggataatgGCTTGAACAAATTGAGCGTTCAATTGAATGCtataaatgaagataaagGCGAAGACGATAATATCCTCGTAGAATTATCTAAGGTATACAAAACAAAAGAACAACttcagaaatattttatcaagaaattaaatcaagGAATCTTCGctaaaattgaaatttggatGACAGACTTATGTATGGAGCCAGAAGCAGAAGACCAATGCAATGATTTAATTGCGTATTCTTTAGAATTAGATGACCAGAATCCTGAATCCttgtcattattatcatcgATTAGAATCTCTCAACAACGAGTGGATGAGGCAAAGGAAGCTTTGAAAACATCATGGACTTTATTTCAAGACAAGAAGAcgaaattagaagaagcagctaataatttgcaaataGATTCCGAAGAAAAAAATCAGTCTGATTCGTTTGAAGTTGGGTTAGAATACATGGAATTGATTCAGCCTTTATTGACCCTTGCTAGATTTGCAATAGAATTAGAACTCTACGAAATTGCAATTACCATATCCTCTAATAGTCaagatataaatgaaaatatcttgGAATCATACTATTATGAAGCTTTAGCTAATATTCTTTCAGCAAAGCAAATTGCATATAAGATTCAATCTTCGAATGTTGAAGATTATAGAGATttagaaattaaagaactCATGAAATCTCAAAATTCAGATATAAAGGCATTCATTGATGAGGCAAAATCTGCATTAACTCAGGGATATAAGATCACCCAAACTGATTCTGTTGATGCCGACCCTGAATTGATTGATCAAGTGTTGAGCTTAGTTGATGAAGTTGGGGGACCTATAATTAGCGAGTTAATGCCCCAAAGACTTGAagctgaagaagaaggttgGGAGGAAGAAATTAACAGCGACGAAGAGTTATAA
- a CDS encoding DEHA2E16544p (weakly similar to uniprot|Q9C2C5 Neurospora crassa), which translates to MFVFPAFDVNYKTRKRSFRCCQNCRIKKVKCEINSTSSESCSNCRKHKWQCDLSKFDDNLIDHQIKDERITIFNTPDNRSRGDNKVKRKDNASIPKIDSWDTEKITPQYLKDKYNFNISGMGRTFLYQYLVHGHPKAIMGNKMEDQSVWHESGVYIDDKSKPDLNGQSSKAYKNNSFRSEFHIRNRKTYNILLSIDAFTLSTDEYPLSSSEIRELLELYFYKINSLFPIVKEKGFWAEFDANEVPTILVYAIVLVISRDTLAEPILKNMFARNREASNRGDDFTDNLVNFITDLEYKIRQVTLVLPQLGDIDKVTLLVESLLLSLHFSFDRLGNEQSSHDLTDAINLAVSSGIHMKSQHSNKACKEEIAYTTNLWWCCYVLDRFNALTNSRCIFTKQEDFNVDLPYSNINLLKLVQLARSYENMTIAIYQPYNNNDLNNSNALKRDKLFNVDEFQRFEFEFCEKERLSGNSFCDVQGLVNNGKIINTDASVEAYTAACIHFLTRLLNNTIILISQKAKYDNIQIPNSIPEAVALEASKNILRYVMETKGEISLNIPIIPWCIALGMAVSLKKKAKYMLTTGDRHAKEDDCVFDLHNYITVLDEYSKKWWVVDEICKLTKDFFEKLNTSSTLNKRYSNGKDSEHKRLKNEKSFNRGGEYPNGSEFSQNQSSVDIFNHKLRYTPIGDVMKPSNSRVNPIPSISNMLNESKEENIVTPFEFNSSTPNNNYLANNSAPNTTSYERQVGTPPFSDQYHDFLESMHIDLFDNDFLKDFPNIVNQLMEGESNSRSN; encoded by the coding sequence ATGTTTGTCTTTCCTGCATTCGATGTTAATTATAAGACTCGAAAGAGGTCTTTTCGGTGCTGTCAGAATTGTCGGATCAAGAAGGTGAAGTGTGAGATTAATTCGACTAGTTCTGAGCTGTGTTCAAATTGTCGTAAACATAAATGGCAGTGTGATTTAAGTAAATTTGACGATAATTTGATAGATCATCAGATAAAAGATGAGAGAATAACAATTTTTAATACTCCGGATAATAGAAGCCGTGGCGACAATAAAgtaaaaagaaaagataaTGCTCTGATACCTAAGATAGATTCATGGGATACGGAGAAAATCACTCCGCAGTATCtaaaagataaatataacttcaatatttcagGGATGGGTCGTACGTTTTTGTATCAGTATTTAGTCCATGGCCATCCAAAGGCTATTATGGGGAATAAAATGGAGGACCAAAGTGTATGGCACGAATCTGGGGTATATATTGACGACAAGTCTAAGCCGGATCTAAATGGGCAATCAAGTAAAGCTTACAAGAACAACTCTTTTAGATCGGAATTTCATATTAGAAATCGAAAaacatataatatattgCTATCTATCGATGCTTTTACATTGTCCACTGATGAATATCCTTTATCTAGTTCAGAAATAAGGGAATTACTCGAATTATACTTCTATAAGATAAATTCCCTTTTTCCTATAGTTAAGGAAAAAGGATTTTGGGCGGAATTCGATGCTAATGAAGTACCAACTATTCTTGTTTATGCTATTGTTTTGGTGATACTGAGAGATACATTAGCGGAACcaattttaaaaaatatgttTGCCAGAAACCGTGAGGCTAGTAATAGAGGTGATGACTTTACAGATAATCTTGTTAATTTCATTACAGATctagaatataaaatacgCCAAGTAACATTAGTATTACCACAATTAggtgatattgataaagtTACGTTGTTGGTAGagctgttgttgttgtcATTGCATTTTAGTTTTGATAGACTTGGTAATGAGCAAAGCTCTCATGATTTAACGGATGCTATTAATTTAGCCGTATCTTCTGGTATACATATGAAAAGTCAACACAGCAATAAAGCATGTAAGGAAGAAATTGCATATACAACTAATCTCTGGTGGTGCTGTTACGTGCTTGATCGATTCAATGCACTCACCAATTCGAGATGTATCTTTACCAAACAAGAAGATTTCAACGTTGATTTACCATACAGCAATATCAATCTTCTTAAATTAGTGCAGTTAGCACGTTCTTACGAAAATATGACAATCGCCATTTACCAAccatataataataatgaccttaataatagtaatgCCCTAAAGAGAGATAAACTCTTCAATGTTGATGAGTTTCagagatttgaatttgaattttgcGAGAAGGAAAGGCTAAGTGGAAACCTGTTTTGCGATGTACAGGGATTAGTAAATAATGgcaaaattattaatacaGATGCCTCTGTTGAGGCATATACTGCGGCTTGTATACATTTCTTAACAAGGCTATTAAACAACactattattcttatttcaCAGAAAGCTAAATATGATAACATTCAAATACCCAATTCGATACCCGAAGCTGTTGCTTTAGAAGCGTCGAAGAATATTCTCAGATATGTTATGGAAACCAAGGGTGAAATTAGTTTGAATATTCCTATAATCCCATGGTGTATTGCATTAGGCATGGCTGTGtctttaaagaaaaaagcGAAGTATATGCTAACAACTGGAGATAGACATGCTAAAGAAGATGATTGTGTGTTCGATTTGCATAATTATATTACTGTTTTAGACGAATATTCGAAAAAATGGTGGGTAGTTGATGAGATCTGTAAACTAACAAAGGATTTCTTtgagaaattgaatacaaGCTCAACGTTAAATAAGAGATATTCAAATGGTAAAGACTCCGAACACAAAAGATTAAAAAACGAAAAGTCTTTTAATAGAGGTGGAGAATACCCTAATGGACTGGAATTTTCTCAAAACCAGAGTTCAGtagatattttcaatcataAGCTAAGATATACACCAATTGGTGATGTCATGAAACCTTCCAACCTGAGAGTCAACCCCATACCATCAATACTGAATATGCTAAATGAAAGTAAAGAGGAGAATATTGTTACGCCATTCGAGTTCAATAGCTCAACAcccaataataattatcttgcaaataattctgCTCCCAACACAACTTCATATGAGAGACAAGTCGGTACACCACCTTTCTCAGACCAGTATCACGACTTCCTAGAATCTATgcatattgatttatttgataacgACTTCTTGAAGGATTTCCCAAATATTGTTAATCAGCTTATGGAAGGAGAATCAAACAGCAGATCCAACTAA
- a CDS encoding DEHA2E16566p (weakly similar to uniprot|P40991 Saccharomyces cerevisiae YNL061W NOP2 Probable RNA m(5)C methyltransferase), with the protein MTTNHRPTLESKRGKAESISNTIFHSRSLPQHTSLKYRGDIRKPKVDTKIGKQAVEELKKDLLLNEGKLEDSLKINKSLTDGDHSMDEHISKTIDNQEDERDYNRQEYDERSIGKEEYSGSEDDSGDDSEDETAQLMEELAKIKKERQEEQEKLELQNKLDKTKVSNPLVQVVGASTEANFKIKKSWRDSTAFKKQNSQNKNDDETFTNDTLNSEFHQNFLTKYIR; encoded by the coding sequence atgacAACGAATCATAGACCAACATTAGAGAGTAAACGAGGGAAAGCTGAACTGATTTCAAACAcaatatttcattcaaGATCTTTACCCCAACATACctctttgaaatatagaGGTGATATACGAAAACCTAAGGTTGATACTAAGATCGGGAAACAAGCAGTAGAGGAGTTGAAGAAGGATTTACTTCTAAATGAGGGTAAACTTGAAGATTCtttaaaaattaataaatcattaacGGATGGTGATCATCTGATGGATGAGCATATAAGTAAAACAATTGATAATCAAGAAGATGAGCGGGATTATAACAGACAGGAATATGATGAAAGATCAATAGGTAAAGAAGAATACAGTGGTTCGGAAGATGATTCTGGAGATGATTCAGAAGACGAAACTGCTCAACTAATGGAAGAACTTgccaaaataaaaaaagaaagacaagaggaacaagaaaaattagaattgcaaaataaaCTTGATAAAACTAAAGTATCCAATCCGTTGGTGCAGGTAGTAGGTGCTTCTACTGAAGCgaattttaaaattaagaaGAGTTGGAGAGACAGCACGGCTTTCAAGAAGCAAAACTCACagaataaaaatgatgatgaaaccTTTACAAATGATACTTTGAACTCCgaatttcatcaaaacTTTTTGACGAAGTATATAAGATAA